The following are encoded in a window of Sminthopsis crassicaudata isolate SCR6 chromosome 5, ASM4859323v1, whole genome shotgun sequence genomic DNA:
- the CELA1 gene encoding chymotrypsin-like elastase family member 1 produces the protein MTAAHCVDSNMNFRVVLGDHNLSQNDGTEQYISVSKIVKHEYWNPNNVAGGYDIALLRLGQSATLNRYVQLGTLPPRGQILANNSPCYITGWGRTRTNGQLAETLQQAYLPVVDYATCSSSSYWGSTVKNTMVCAGGDGVRSGCQGDSGGPLHCQVNGQYVVHGVTSFVSSQGCNVARKPTVFTRVSNYINWINNVIAYN, from the exons ATGACAGCAGCTCACTGTGTGGATAG CAACATGAATTTCCGAGTCGTCCTTGGAGATCACAACCTGTCCCAGAATGATGGCACCGAACAGTATATAAGTGTCAGCAAAATTGTGAAACATGAGTACTGGAACCCCAACAACGTGGCTGGCGG CTATGACATCGCCCTGCTCCGTCTGGGCCAGAGTGCTACCCTCAACAGATACGTCCAACTGGGCACCCTGCCCCCACGTGGTCAGATCTTGGCCAACAACAGCCCCTGTTATATCACAGGCTGGGGCAGGACCAGGA CCAATGGACAGCTGGCTGAGACCCTACAGCAGGCCTACCTGCCAGTAGTGGATTATGCAACCTGCTCCAGCAGCTCCTACTGGGGATCCACCGTCAAAAATACCATGGTGTGTGCAGGAGGTGACGGCGTGAGATCTGGATGTCAG gGAGATTCTGGGGGTCCTCTTCACTGCCAGGTTAACGGCCAATATGTTGTCCATGGAGTGACCAGTTTTGTGTCCAGCCAGGGCTGTAACGTTGCCAGGAAGCCCACCGTCTTCACCAGAGTCTCCAATTACATCAATTGGATCAATAAT